One part of the Pecten maximus chromosome 1, xPecMax1.1, whole genome shotgun sequence genome encodes these proteins:
- the LOC117332393 gene encoding uncharacterized protein LOC117332393 isoform X1, translated as MVFILLAVLMIGLPFEGYCMQNLMCVSSTSTSAPLDILEDSHYNNYGQPYVPWWSMFRIPCKNSYRSPLLDSWTRLNVTKLKMSVVNNFNQVFYYEEFDMDGLNISEIFMNLTTYNHSFHLTGENGMDFVIADLHDSRNIKFGILPEPEPGNRLMLDLTDDYFRIPNASDFQECVYYPASKPITYTTTLNVSNQEQCFYGCLPPTRRIRNPVHLGWDARSCMSMFRWSLVHLRI; from the exons ATGGTCTTCATTCTTTTAGCAGTGTTGATGATCGGCTTGCCTTTTGAAG gCTATTGTATGCAGAATTTGATGTGCGTGTCATCGACTTCGACATCGGCACCACTTGACATTTTGGAAGATAGCCATTATAACAACTATGGTCAACCCTACGTGCCCTGGTGGTCAATGTTTCGTATTCCATGTAAGAATTCCTATCGAAGTCCATTACTGGACAGCTGGACCAGGCTCAACGTTACCAAG CTGAAAATGAGTGTTGTCAACAACTTCAATCAGGTGTTTTATTATGAAGAGTTTGACATGGACGGTCTTAATATCTCCGAAATATTCATGAATCTGACCACGTACAACCACTCGTTCCACTTGACAGG CGAGAATGGCATGGATTTCGTGATCGCCGATCTTCATGATTCAAGAAATATAAAATTTGGCATATTGCCAGAACCTGAACCAGGAAATAGACTGATGCTGGATCTCACAGATGATTACTTTAGAATACCAAACGCATCAG ATTTCCAGGAATGCGTGTACTACCCCGCCAGTAAACCTATTACTTACACGACGACTTTGAATGTATCTAATCAGGAACAGTGTTTTTACGGATGTTTACCGCCGACACGACGAATCCGCAATCCTGTACACCTTGGATGGGATG
- the LOC117332393 gene encoding uncharacterized protein LOC117332393 isoform X2 — protein MVCILLVALMIGLPFEGYCMQNLMCVSSTSTSAPLDILEDSHYNNYGQPYVPWWSMFRIPCKNSYRSPLLDSWTRLNVTKLKMSVVNNFNQVFYYEEFDMDGLNISEIFMNLTTYNHSFHLTGENGMDFVIADLHDSRNIKFGILPEPEPGNRLMLDLTDDYFRIPNASDFQECVYYPASKPITYTTTLNVSNQEQCFYGCLPPTRRIRNPVHLGWDARSCMSMFRWSLVHLRI, from the exons ATGGTCTGTATTCTGTTGGTAGCGTTGATGATCGGCTTGCCTTTTGAAG gCTATTGTATGCAGAATTTGATGTGCGTGTCATCGACTTCGACATCGGCACCACTTGACATTTTGGAAGATAGCCATTATAACAACTATGGTCAACCCTACGTGCCCTGGTGGTCAATGTTTCGTATTCCATGTAAGAATTCCTATCGAAGTCCATTACTGGACAGCTGGACCAGGCTCAACGTTACCAAG CTGAAAATGAGTGTTGTCAACAACTTCAATCAGGTGTTTTATTATGAAGAGTTTGACATGGACGGTCTTAATATCTCCGAAATATTCATGAATCTGACCACGTACAACCACTCGTTCCACTTGACAGG CGAGAATGGCATGGATTTCGTGATCGCCGATCTTCATGATTCAAGAAATATAAAATTTGGCATATTGCCAGAACCTGAACCAGGAAATAGACTGATGCTGGATCTCACAGATGATTACTTTAGAATACCAAACGCATCAG ATTTCCAGGAATGCGTGTACTACCCCGCCAGTAAACCTATTACTTACACGACGACTTTGAATGTATCTAATCAGGAACAGTGTTTTTACGGATGTTTACCGCCGACACGACGAATCCGCAATCCTGTACACCTTGGATGGGATG